A part of Oncorhynchus clarkii lewisi isolate Uvic-CL-2024 chromosome 17, UVic_Ocla_1.0, whole genome shotgun sequence genomic DNA contains:
- the LOC139369734 gene encoding uncharacterized protein, whose product MTPLALVWTTVCLWKTVYSLTPTESHFVQYPPINNSEVVSCECSSRSCQTVFWFRTHHNNSGFQFLLSLNNADRVTYGPGVDEHGFKASKRDMGSKVVFTLRIIKIKAEDAGLYSCMLQNQKENELWRPGVLLRPGETRPTLTPVTKPKPPGIPTGRCTKRNYQTPEGCGYKVLWPLVGVLLTLAVALIYTLYYFSRLPKKCRHQFAKKRPMK is encoded by the exons ATGACCCCGTTGGCACTGGTATGGACAACGGTGTGCTTGTGGAAAACAG TGTACAGCCTGACACCAACCGAGTCCCACTTCGTCCAGTATCCCCCAATCAACAACTCAGAGGTCGTCAGCTGTGAGTGTTCCAGCCGCTCCTGCCAGACAGTCTTTTGGTTCCGCACACACCACAACAACTCCGGCTTCCAGTTCCTTCTCAGCCTCAACAATGCTGATCGGGTCACCTACGGACCCGGGGTGGATGAACACGGGTTCAAGGCCAGTAAAAGGGACATGGGGAGCAAGGTGGTTTTCACACTGCGCATCATTAAAATAAAGGCAGAGGACGCAGGGTTGTACTCCTGTATGCTCCAGAACCAGAAAGAGAACGAGTTGTGGAGGCCAGGAGTTCTTCTCAGACCCGGAG AAACTCGCCCAACATTAACCCCTGTCACGAAGCCCAAGCCCCCAGGAATCCCAACCGGCCGCTGCACCAAAAGGAACTATCAAACCCCAGAAG GCTGTGGCTACAAAGTTCTGTGGCCGTTGGTCGGAGTACTCCTCACCCTGGCTGTGGCTTTGATCTACACACTGTACTACTTCAGCC GACTACCCAAAAAGTGTCGACATCAGTTTGCCAA GAAAAGACCAATGAAGTAA